GACTACGGACAAGGTTTCCATGTCCAAAAGCTCGTGGGCGTTATCTTCAAAAAGGAGGAGGCATTTTGCGGGAAATGTTTCGTCTGCATCATTGAATAAAAGAAGCAGGTTCATGTGGGGCAAGGCCTGAAAAACCATGGAGGCGTCGTAATCGAATCCCTGGGTGGGCGTCAGCCCCCCTATGGCGGCGCAGGAAGTCATGAGATCCAGGCGCTTGCCTGTAAAGACCCGGGCCAGAGGCATTTCCACACTGGACCTAAAATCTCCGGCGAATCGATCCCCATCAGGCAGGTCGCGAAACGCGGTCCAGTCGCCGGAAGGGCTTGGAGACTGGGGAAACCGGGTGAGGTACTGGCACAAAACGGCTTTGACGATGGGGGCGGGCTCCCGGAAGTCCGGCCCCAGAATGCTTTGCTTGCTGACCCTGTATTGGCTGTCGAAATAGGGGACAATCAGGGCGTCTTCGTCCATCTCCACGCTAAGGCGCCTGGCCAGATCAGTAAAATCCAGGGCTTCCGCGCGTTCCAGAAACTGGCTGTAAATCCTTTCCAAAACCGGGTTTGTC
Above is a genomic segment from Desulfatibacillum aliphaticivorans DSM 15576 containing:
- a CDS encoding DUF3786 domain-containing protein — protein: METVTNPVLERIYSQFLERAEALDFTDLARRLSVEMDEDALIVPYFDSQYRVSKQSILGPDFREPAPIVKAVLCQYLTRFPQSPSPSGDWTAFRDLPDGDRFAGDFRSSVEMPLARVFTGKRLDLMTSCAAIGGLTPTQGFDYDASMVFQALPHMNLLLLFNDADETFPAKCLLLFEDNAHELLDMETLSVVAWRLAYLLFTMSGIELSEE